In the genome of Streptomyces sp. V2I9, one region contains:
- a CDS encoding AMP-binding protein has protein sequence MEPNSSQSTPTAADDASARVLGAHSGASGAVPGAHVDTFPRDHLPPPELWPELLLEDPAPHYPDRLNCGHELLDRTVEEHGPDRPALLSGDGSVWSYGGLRETVDRIARVLTEDLGVVPGNRVLLRGPTTPWLAACWLAVMKAGAVAVTVLAQARATELATVCSLARISHALCDARSVRDLAEADVEGLRITLFGGDGAGDLTRLAEGRSGPFRAVDTAADEVALIAFTSGTTGRPKGCMHLHRDLLAIADTFSRHVLRPTPDDVFAGSPPLGFTFGLGGLLVFPLRAGASALLLEQAGPQHLLPALERHRVSVLFTAPTAYRTMLGQLAGHDLSALRRCVSAGENLPAATWHAWHEATGLRIINGIGATELLHIFISAADDAIRPGLTGVPVPGWQARVVDEHGVERPDGEPGLLAVRGPVGCRYLADPRQTEYVRHGWNMTGDTFVREPDGYFRYVARADDMIISSGYNIAGPEVEDALLRHPEVAEAAVVGRADALRGEIVVAHVVLREGSEQTADSLRAHMKASLAPHKCPRVFAFESSLPRTATGKLQRFLLRDQPL, from the coding sequence ATGGAGCCGAATTCCTCGCAGAGCACGCCCACAGCCGCCGACGACGCGTCCGCACGCGTCCTCGGCGCGCATTCCGGAGCGTCCGGGGCGGTCCCCGGAGCCCACGTCGACACCTTCCCGCGCGACCACCTCCCGCCACCGGAGCTGTGGCCGGAGCTCCTCCTGGAGGATCCCGCGCCGCACTACCCCGACCGGCTGAACTGCGGCCACGAGCTGCTGGACCGCACCGTCGAGGAGCACGGTCCCGACCGTCCCGCGCTGCTCTCGGGGGACGGAAGCGTCTGGAGCTACGGCGGACTGCGGGAGACGGTGGACCGGATCGCCCGCGTGCTGACGGAGGACCTGGGCGTGGTGCCGGGCAACCGGGTGCTGCTGCGCGGGCCGACCACGCCATGGCTGGCCGCCTGCTGGCTCGCCGTCATGAAGGCGGGCGCGGTCGCCGTCACCGTACTGGCGCAGGCGCGTGCGACGGAGCTGGCCACCGTCTGCTCCCTGGCGCGGATCAGCCACGCCCTGTGCGACGCCCGGTCGGTACGGGATCTGGCGGAGGCGGACGTGGAAGGGCTGCGGATCACGCTGTTCGGCGGGGACGGTGCCGGGGACCTGACCCGGCTGGCGGAGGGGCGGAGCGGTCCGTTCCGGGCGGTGGACACGGCGGCCGACGAGGTCGCCCTCATCGCGTTCACCTCGGGGACCACCGGGCGGCCCAAGGGCTGCATGCATCTGCACCGGGACCTCCTGGCGATCGCGGACACCTTCTCCCGGCACGTGCTGCGCCCCACGCCCGACGACGTGTTCGCGGGCAGCCCGCCGCTCGGCTTCACCTTCGGTCTCGGCGGGCTGCTGGTCTTCCCGCTGCGGGCCGGGGCCTCGGCGCTGCTGCTGGAACAGGCGGGCCCGCAGCATCTGCTGCCCGCGCTGGAGCGGCACCGGGTCTCGGTGCTGTTCACCGCGCCGACCGCCTACCGCACGATGCTCGGACAGCTCGCCGGCCACGACCTGTCGGCGCTGCGGCGCTGCGTGTCGGCCGGGGAGAACCTGCCGGCGGCGACCTGGCACGCGTGGCACGAGGCGACGGGGCTGCGCATCATCAACGGCATCGGGGCCACCGAACTGCTGCACATCTTCATCTCGGCCGCCGACGACGCGATCCGCCCCGGCCTGACGGGTGTGCCGGTGCCGGGCTGGCAGGCCCGCGTGGTGGACGAGCACGGGGTGGAGCGGCCGGACGGCGAACCGGGCCTGCTCGCCGTGCGCGGCCCGGTCGGCTGCCGCTATCTCGCCGACCCGCGGCAGACGGAGTACGTCCGGCACGGCTGGAACATGACCGGAGACACCTTCGTCCGCGAACCGGACGGCTACTTCCGCTACGTGGCCCGCGCCGACGACATGATCATCTCCTCCGGCTACAACATCGCCGGCCCCGAGGTGGAGGACGCCCTGCTGCGTCATCCGGAGGTCGCGGAGGCCGCCGTGGTGGGCCGGGCGGACGCGTTGCGCGGCGAGATCGTGGTGGCGCACGTGGTGCTGCGGGAGGGCTCGGAGCAGACCGCGGACTCGCTCCGCGCCCATATGAAGGCCAGCCTCGCCCCGCACAAGTGTCCGCGCGTCTTCGCCTTCGAGTCGTCCCTGCCCCGCACCGCGACGGGCAAGCTCCAGCGGTTCCTGCTCCGGGACCAGCCGCTCTAG
- a CDS encoding Na+/H+ antiporter subunit A, which produces MIALIVAHFALAACAGPLAHRLGRRAFAVLALPPAAATVWALTRWNTAASGGADTWSWQWIPDYDVALALRLDALSELMVLLAAGVGALVLLYCASYFTDDTPQLGRFAGNLLAFAGAMLALVLADDLITLYVFWELTTVFSYLLIGHGSEHRHSRRSALQALVVTTLGGLAMLIGFLIIGQAAGTYRISAIVADPPEATLAVSVAVALVLCGALSKSAIWPFSMWLPNAMAAPTPVSAYLHAAAMVKAGVYLVARLAPAFADVPVWKPVVLVLGGATMLLGGWRALRLNDLKLVLAYGTVSQLGFLTLLAGTGNRNAALAAAAMILAHALFKAPLFLVTGIVDHATGTRDLRQLSGVGRSLPYTAAVAVLAAASMAALPPLLGFAAKEAAFEALLHGSAAERWALAVVVTGSALTTAYTLRFVWGAFARKPGLPDTPVHRVGWAFLAPPALLAVLGLVLGPGVGLTDRLLSAYADTFPADPHPYHLALWHGFGLALLLSALAWAAGAVLFLGRTRVTRISRRIAWPTADSVFGHLLLGQERLALQVTGFIQRGSLSVYLATTLLVMLAGQFAVLMVDTPWDGAVRPRLWDNPLQGAVAALTCVAALLCLTVRRRMKAVVLAGLTGYGTALLFVVQGAPDLALTQFCVETVAMIVFVLVLRRMPVHFQETVSTWRRATRVPVALAAAATVGVGMWVAAAARTAEPAGAAMVEEVADHGLKDVVATILVDLRAWDTMGESAVLAAAAIGVTSLIYLHRRSEGTMAQEELQGRTAWSLSARHSARLPQGDDVAPERSWLAAGSTLAPEHRSIVFEVVARLLFHPILVLSVYLLFCAESLPGGGFVAGLVAGLAMITRYLAGGRFELAEAAPLQPGLFTGLGLFISTGTGLLGLVDGTVLHAFTYHGHLPVFGDYHLSTAVLFDFGVYLLVLGVVLDIVRALGAKVDRQIERAAGVLAPEGSPEAGGSPR; this is translated from the coding sequence GTGATCGCGCTCATCGTCGCCCACTTCGCCCTGGCGGCCTGCGCGGGCCCGCTGGCCCACCGGCTGGGCCGGCGGGCGTTCGCCGTGCTCGCGCTGCCCCCGGCCGCCGCCACCGTCTGGGCCCTCACCCGCTGGAACACCGCCGCGTCCGGCGGCGCGGACACCTGGTCCTGGCAGTGGATCCCGGACTACGACGTCGCCCTGGCCCTGCGGCTCGACGCGCTGTCCGAGCTGATGGTGCTCCTCGCCGCCGGGGTCGGCGCGCTCGTCCTGCTCTACTGCGCCTCCTACTTCACCGACGACACCCCACAGCTGGGCCGCTTCGCCGGAAACCTCCTCGCCTTCGCCGGCGCGATGCTCGCCCTCGTCCTCGCCGACGACCTGATCACGCTCTACGTCTTCTGGGAGCTGACCACGGTCTTCTCCTACCTGCTGATCGGCCACGGCAGCGAACACCGGCACAGCCGCCGCTCCGCCCTCCAGGCCCTCGTCGTCACCACCCTCGGCGGACTCGCCATGCTCATCGGCTTCCTGATCATCGGTCAGGCCGCCGGTACGTACCGCATCTCCGCGATCGTCGCCGACCCGCCGGAGGCGACGCTCGCCGTCTCCGTCGCCGTCGCCCTCGTCCTGTGCGGGGCCCTGTCGAAGTCCGCGATCTGGCCGTTCTCCATGTGGCTGCCGAACGCCATGGCCGCCCCGACCCCCGTCAGTGCCTATCTGCACGCCGCCGCGATGGTCAAGGCCGGGGTCTACCTGGTCGCCCGGCTCGCCCCCGCCTTCGCCGACGTCCCCGTCTGGAAGCCCGTCGTCCTCGTCCTCGGCGGCGCGACCATGCTGCTCGGCGGCTGGCGGGCGCTGCGCCTGAACGACCTCAAACTCGTCCTCGCCTACGGCACCGTCAGCCAGCTCGGCTTCCTCACCCTGCTCGCCGGGACCGGCAACCGGAACGCCGCCCTCGCCGCCGCCGCGATGATCCTGGCCCACGCCCTCTTCAAGGCCCCGCTGTTCCTCGTCACCGGCATCGTCGACCACGCGACCGGCACCCGCGATCTGCGGCAGCTCTCCGGCGTCGGCCGCTCCCTGCCGTACACCGCCGCCGTCGCCGTGCTCGCCGCCGCCTCGATGGCCGCCCTCCCGCCACTGCTCGGCTTCGCCGCGAAGGAGGCCGCGTTCGAGGCGCTGCTGCACGGCTCGGCCGCCGAACGGTGGGCACTGGCCGTCGTCGTCACCGGGTCCGCGCTGACCACCGCGTACACCCTGCGGTTCGTCTGGGGCGCGTTCGCCCGCAAGCCCGGCCTCCCCGACACCCCCGTGCACCGCGTCGGGTGGGCCTTCCTCGCCCCGCCCGCCCTGCTCGCCGTCCTCGGCCTGGTCCTCGGCCCCGGCGTCGGCCTGACCGACCGGCTGCTGAGCGCGTACGCCGACACGTTCCCGGCCGACCCCCACCCGTACCACCTCGCCCTCTGGCACGGATTCGGGCTCGCCCTGCTGCTGTCCGCCCTCGCCTGGGCCGCGGGCGCCGTGCTCTTCCTCGGCCGCACGCGGGTCACCCGGATCTCCCGGCGGATCGCCTGGCCCACCGCCGACAGCGTCTTCGGCCATCTGCTGCTCGGGCAGGAACGACTCGCCCTCCAGGTCACCGGCTTCATCCAGCGCGGCTCCCTCTCCGTCTACCTGGCCACCACCCTCCTCGTCATGCTCGCCGGGCAGTTCGCCGTCCTCATGGTCGACACCCCCTGGGACGGAGCCGTACGCCCCCGGCTCTGGGACAACCCCCTCCAGGGCGCGGTCGCCGCCCTGACCTGCGTCGCCGCCCTGCTCTGCCTGACGGTCCGACGGCGCATGAAGGCCGTCGTCCTGGCCGGGCTGACCGGCTACGGCACCGCGCTGCTCTTCGTCGTCCAGGGGGCCCCCGACCTGGCACTCACCCAGTTCTGCGTCGAGACCGTCGCGATGATCGTCTTCGTCCTGGTGCTGCGCCGCATGCCCGTCCACTTCCAGGAGACCGTCTCCACCTGGCGGCGGGCCACCCGCGTCCCCGTGGCCCTCGCCGCCGCGGCCACCGTCGGCGTCGGCATGTGGGTCGCCGCCGCCGCGCGCACCGCCGAACCGGCCGGCGCCGCCATGGTCGAGGAGGTCGCCGACCACGGGCTCAAGGATGTCGTCGCCACCATCCTCGTCGACCTGCGCGCCTGGGACACGATGGGGGAGTCGGCCGTGCTGGCCGCCGCCGCGATCGGCGTCACCAGCCTCATCTACCTGCACCGCCGCAGCGAAGGCACCATGGCCCAGGAGGAGTTGCAGGGCCGCACCGCCTGGTCGCTGTCCGCGCGCCACTCCGCCCGGCTGCCGCAGGGCGACGACGTGGCCCCCGAACGCAGCTGGCTGGCCGCCGGGTCCACGCTCGCCCCCGAGCACCGCTCCATCGTCTTCGAAGTGGTGGCCCGACTGCTGTTCCACCCGATCCTGGTGCTCTCGGTCTATCTGCTGTTCTGCGCCGAGAGCCTGCCCGGCGGCGGGTTCGTCGCCGGACTCGTCGCCGGGCTCGCGATGATCACCCGCTATCTGGCGGGCGGCCGCTTCGAACTCGCCGAGGCCGCTCCCCTCCAGCCCGGACTCTTCACCGGCCTCGGCCTGTTCATCTCCACCGGCACCGGCCTCCTCGGCCTCGTGGACGGCACCGTCCTGCACGCCTTCACGTACCACGGCCACCTGCCGGTCTTCGGCGACTACCACCTGAGCACCGCGGTCCTCTTCGACTTCGGCGTCTACCTGCTGGTGCTCGGCGTCGTCCTGGACATCGTGCGCGCCCTCGGTGCCAAGGTCGACCGGCAGATCGAACGGGCGGCGGGCGTCCTCGCCCCCGAGGGCAGCCCCGAAGCGGGAGGGTCCCCCCGATGA
- a CDS encoding acyl-CoA dehydrogenase family protein — MTAFSLEPEQTAWCEELRTLADRELRPLAEQGEPGRVNRPLLGALGDLGLLGRMLGSGALDLCLLRESLARGCTEAETALALQGLGATPIVQAGTPGHRERWLPEVRAGRAVAAFALSEPGAGSDAAALGLAAEPTPDGWALTGEKCWISNAPEADFAVVFARTTPGAGSRGITAFLVPADRPGLTGSALDMLSPHPIGTLEFDGVPVTADDVLGEPDRGFRVAMNTLNLFRPSVGAFAVGMARAALDATVDHTAHRTAFGGPLSDLQAVSHQVAEMATRTEAARLLVYAAAAAYDAGEDGVPRRAAMAKLYATETAQYVVDTAVQLHGARALRRGHLLEHLYREVRAPRIYEGASEVQRAIIAKELYAHAAPQPLTPTPEPPAARHPLPTGPERSAPPTPPAAHGLSAATPTQEPPV; from the coding sequence ATGACGGCATTCTCCCTCGAACCGGAACAAACCGCCTGGTGCGAGGAGCTGCGCACCCTCGCCGACCGGGAGCTGCGCCCGCTCGCGGAGCAGGGGGAGCCCGGCCGCGTCAACCGCCCGCTGCTGGGGGCCCTCGGGGATCTCGGCCTCCTCGGCCGGATGCTCGGCTCCGGGGCGCTGGACCTGTGCCTGCTGCGCGAGTCCCTGGCGCGGGGCTGTACCGAGGCCGAGACCGCCCTCGCCCTCCAGGGCCTCGGCGCCACCCCGATCGTCCAGGCGGGCACTCCCGGCCACCGCGAACGCTGGCTCCCCGAGGTCCGGGCCGGGCGCGCCGTCGCCGCGTTCGCGCTGAGCGAGCCGGGCGCGGGCTCCGACGCGGCGGCCCTCGGCCTGGCCGCCGAGCCCACCCCGGACGGCTGGGCGCTCACCGGCGAGAAGTGCTGGATCTCCAACGCCCCCGAGGCCGACTTCGCGGTGGTCTTCGCCCGCACGACCCCCGGCGCGGGCTCGCGGGGCATCACCGCGTTCCTGGTCCCCGCCGACCGCCCCGGCCTCACCGGCTCCGCCCTCGACATGCTCTCCCCGCACCCCATCGGCACCCTGGAGTTCGACGGCGTACCGGTCACCGCCGATGACGTGCTGGGCGAACCCGACCGGGGCTTCCGGGTCGCGATGAACACCCTCAACCTCTTCCGGCCCAGCGTCGGGGCGTTCGCCGTGGGCATGGCGCGCGCCGCTCTGGACGCGACCGTGGACCACACCGCCCACCGCACCGCGTTCGGCGGGCCGCTGAGCGACCTCCAGGCCGTCTCGCACCAGGTCGCCGAGATGGCCACCCGCACCGAGGCGGCCCGCCTCCTGGTGTACGCGGCGGCAGCGGCGTACGACGCGGGGGAGGACGGCGTACCGCGCCGCGCGGCGATGGCCAAGCTGTACGCCACCGAGACCGCGCAGTACGTCGTCGACACCGCCGTCCAGCTCCACGGGGCCCGTGCCCTGCGCCGGGGCCATCTGCTCGAACACCTCTACCGCGAGGTCCGCGCGCCGCGCATCTACGAGGGCGCGAGCGAGGTGCAGCGCGCCATCATCGCCAAGGAGCTGTACGCGCACGCCGCCCCGCAGCCGCTCACGCCCACACCCGAGCCACCCGCCGCGCGGCACCCGCTCCCGACCGGACCCGAGCGGTCCGCCCCGCCGACACCCCCCGCCGCCCACGGCCTGTCCGCCGCGACCCCGACCCAGGAGCCGCCCGTATGA
- a CDS encoding RidA family protein, protein MSPSHRINPAELSPPTGFSHAVVATGGHLVFLAGQTALDPRGTVVGDTLPGQFAVALGNLLTALHAAGGAPADLTRVTVYATDVDDYRSHAPELGRIWRRLAGRDYPAMAVIGVARLWDEQAMVEIDGIAVLP, encoded by the coding sequence ATGAGCCCGTCCCACCGGATCAACCCCGCCGAACTCTCCCCGCCCACCGGATTCAGCCACGCGGTCGTGGCCACCGGAGGGCACCTGGTCTTCCTCGCCGGGCAGACCGCACTCGACCCGCGGGGCACGGTGGTCGGGGACACCCTGCCCGGCCAGTTCGCCGTCGCGCTGGGCAACCTGCTCACCGCCCTCCACGCGGCCGGCGGCGCCCCCGCCGACCTCACCCGCGTCACCGTCTACGCCACCGACGTGGACGACTACCGCTCCCACGCCCCCGAGCTGGGCCGGATCTGGCGCAGGCTCGCCGGACGCGACTACCCGGCGATGGCGGTCATCGGGGTGGCCCGGCTCTGGGACGAGCAGGCGATGGTCGAGATCGACGGGATCGCGGTGCTGCCGTGA